The Nitrososphaerales archaeon DNA window CTCGGCCGCAAGGACGCACCAAGAATCCTGCTGGTCTTCTCAGTCGTCGAGTTTGCGATGCTCGCGGGCGACTTGGGCGATTGGGTTTCCGCATTCGTAATCCCCCCAGCTCAGCCCATTCTATTGGTGGGCGCGCGTGGAATCTACGACGGGTTGATCTTACTCCCCATCATTACCGTGGTATCCTACGCGATTTCAATCCTCTGTGTCGAGATTCTGCGTATTTTCTATTATGGCATGACGCGTCCGCATGCCCGGACCAAGGTGGTAGCGTGGGTCCTGTCCGTCCTCGCGGCATCTTCGAGCTGGAATCTCCTGTCTGGATCCACGACTGTGCCGAATAAATACTAACTAGCCGTTATTGATCAGGGTTGCCCAATCGACCAAATCCGGTGGAGGCCACGGGTTCGAATCTGGGCCGACTCAAACCCTTGTCACTGAGGCCAAGGGTTTGGGCCGGAAGTATCGGGATGTGCACAACATGGGTTCCTTCCGGCCCAACCTTCGAATCCCATTGAATTCATATCCTTGGCGACGGCCCCAGAAGTTCGAATTGGACCCGGCACGAACCCAGAAGACGGAATCAAATTCAGCACCAAGAGCAGCTCGACTCCCGTCGGGCCCGCACTCACCCGGGTTCGGTACCCGGATTCGTCTTTGGTTCTGGGTTCCAATGTATCAATACTAGTCGTCAATGACTGTCAAAAATACCACGGTTTGGTGTAAAGTGAAGGCCCCGGAACACTCTCGCCCACCCCATAGATGGAACAGAACCCAAGATGCCCTAGGAACATTTATTAATTCGATACTTCATCATATAATGAACTGTCATGCAGGTCGCTGTCGAACGTCTCAGGCTGAAGGCTAAGCTCTTCAGGGGTTTCGCTGACCCCACCAGGCTCGCGATACTCGAATGCCTCCGAGACGGCGAGGTCCAAGCGACTGAAATCGCCAAACGACTGAACCAGAGCGAGTCGAACATCTCCAATCACCTCTCTTGCCTCATGGACTGTGGTCTCGTCAAAAACAGGAGGAATGGAAGGAACGTCTACTACAGCATCAGAGTCGATAAAGTTCAAGATATGCTTGAGCGTGCTGACGAGACGCTCAAACAGGTATATGACGAGATAGCTACCTGCGTCAGATACGATCAATAGGAAAAGGGACGGAAATGGAGGAAGAGGAGGAGCATGAGCAGAGCAGGTTCAGAATACGGCTGGCTGTAATCTCTGGCATCCTGCTGGCCACGGGTCTCATTACCTTCCTCACGGATGTGCCGGCGGAGTTCAGGCAGGGGTCATTCGGCGTGTCCCTGGCCCTAGTCGCAGGACCTGTCCTCTACGACGCTCTGAAAAGGGTCAGGGAAAATCCATTCAACGAAGACCTACTCATGGGCACAGTGGGCATCGGTGCAGCGGGAATCGGAGCATGGGGGGAGGGCGCTGCCGTCCTCTTACTCTACAACATCGCTGAGCGGGTCGAGGACTACACTGTGGACAGGGTCAGGAACATTGCCAAACGAGTGGCGGGTCTCCTGCCCAAGAGGGCCCTCATCAAGAGGAACGGGAGGACAGAGGAAATTCCGATTGAAGACCTCAGCATTGGAGACATAATCGTTGTAAAGGCAGGTTGGAGAATCCCTGTCGATGGAAGGATAGTGGCTGGAAGATCTAACTTAGACCAGTCCATCATAACCGGAGAATCCATACCCGTCGAAAAGTCTCTGGGAGATAGGGTCCTCTCGGGTAGCCTTAGCGTCGACGGCTCACTTGAAGTTCTTGTTGAGAAGCCCTACAAGGAATCTACGGTCAATAGAATTGTCGAGATGGTTACCGAAGCCCACGAAAGAAAGGCCAAGATCGAGCGCTTCATCGACAGGTTCTCGCGATACTACATTCCTTCAATGATTCTTTTGTCGGCGGGTATAGCCTTGATACCACCACTGGTCTTGCATCAGCCCTTCCAGACATGGCTCTATAGGGCCCTGATAGTGCTCGTGATAGCCTGCCCAAGCGCCCTCGTAATCTCTACTCCCGTCACCGTACTGATGGGGTTGACGAGGGCCATGTGGAGCGGCATCCTGATCAAAGGGGGAAGGTACCTTGAAGAGCTGTCAAGCGTCAAGACGATAATATTCGACAAGACCGGGACCCTAACGCAGGGAAAGCTGAGAGTCTCAAGAGTGGTTCCTCTGAACGGTTTCAGCGAAGAGGAGGTTCTCAGACTCGCGGCTATGGCTGAGTCGAGATCGAGCCACCCTATCGCCCACGCGATTCTAGAGAAGGCAAGTTATGGAGTGACCGAAGGCTCGAATGGAGTACAGATGGTCGATGTTGCGGGAAAGGGAATCAAGGCCATCCTCAGTGGCAGAGGAACACTATTAATCGGCAAAACCTCATTCCTCATGGAATCCGGGGTGGAGATCAGCGAAGTCACTCCCAAATTAATGCCCTCGAGCGGCACTACGATGGCTGTAGCGCTCGATGGGAGGATGATCGGCGCAATCTACGTGGAGGATGAGATTCGTCCAGAGGCGAAGGATGTGGTGACGCAGCTTCACTCCATGGGCAAGAAAACTATTATGATGACCGGGGACAACGCAATAACAGCCCAAGAAGCTTCAACCGCGCTCGGTATCGATGAGTACTACGCGGAGCTGCTTCCCGAGGACAAGGTCAGGTTGGCCGGCCAGCTCAAGAAGAATTACGGAAACACGTTAATGGTAGGCGACGGCGTAAATGACGCCCCCGCCTTAGCGGCATCAAATGTGGGGATAGCGGTAGGCACTGCAGGGAACGACATAGCCATCGAGGCGGCAGACGTTGCGCTGATGGGCTCCGACCTTAAGGCCGTCCCATACCTCCTCAAGCTAGGTAGAAAGGCATCCACTAGGATAAAGTTCAACATCGCACTGGCACTCGCCGTCAAAGCGCTAATGATAGTCTTGGGCGCAGCGGGTCTGATACCCCTCTGGTTCGCGGTCATTGGCGATGACGGTCTGACGCTGCTGATCATAGCAAACGCTTTGCCTCTATTGAGGTTTCGCCCGAGACCTTCATAGGGGAGTTGGTTCGTGCCCAGGATTTCCCAGAACTCCGACCGTCAGGGTCCACTTGGGGAGGGGGGAAACGGTCGTGTGAGTTCACAAGGGAGGCTTCTAGTTTCCCTATTGATCTCTGGAAGCATAATCCTCCTGTGGGTCTTCGGGGGGATTCTGAGCAACAGCCTCGCCCTCCTGGCGGATGCGGGGCATTTGGCGACCGATGCGCTTTCGCTTGCGCTCGCACTCTTCGCAATGAGACTCGCCAGGAGACCTCACACGGTGGAGTCAAGCTACGGATATCACAGAGCAGAGGCTCTCGCGGCACTCATCAACGGGGCAATGTTATTCCTGATTGCTGGGTATGTTTTCTATGAGGGATACGGACGATTCCTGCACCCCCCAGGGGTGAATGGCCAGATACTCCTCCCCGTGGCAGCGGTGGGTCTCGCGGGAAATTTTGTGATGGTACTGCTTCTGAGGAAGGGTAGCGATGTCAGCATCAACATCAAAGCGGCTTTTCTGCATGTGCTGGGCGACACGTTCGCCACGATTGGCGTCATAGTGGGAGGAGTCGTGATGGTCTTGTACGGGCTCTCTGTAGTGGATGTCTTGGTGGCATCCCTGATTGGCATCTTGATTCTCCGTGGTGCGTACAAAATTGTGAGGGGCTCGCTGAGAATCATCATGGAGCAGACGCCTAAGGATGTCCGACTGACAGAGCTGACTTCTGAGATGATGAAGGTTGACGGAGTGAAATCGGTCCATGAATTGCATGTGTGGAGCCTCACCTCAGGCATGAACATGATGAGTTGCCATGTCGATGTCGACGAGCACCACCGCGACCATGAAGTCCTCGAAGCCTTGAAAAATGTCGCCGAGAAGTCCAACATCACCCATACCACCATTCAGATAGAGCATCACGAGGACCACGAAGGCTTCGTGAACATCGGTGTGAGGAATGAATCCAATGCTGACAGGCCAAGGCAAAAGTAGCATCAGCCACTTTGCCAATTGGTTCGATAGCTCTTCTCACTGAGTTGTTGGTTGTCTACCCGGCGGGCCTGTGATGGTTCGCCAAACGCTGCGACTGCGGTGATACCCGCGTTGGTGGCGAAGGAAGCAATCAAATCTTCGAAAGAACGATCGAAGTGGGGGGTCCGGTGCGTATCAACGCAGGAGGGACGCGTGACGGGGTCAGTCTTCGGGACTAGTTCTGATCCGGATGCCTCCACCTGTGCAGGACTCTCCAACGTGCATCCCCCTACAGTGGACGTCGCCAGAAGGTTTCCCATTGTGCATTTTCGGCCGCACATGTGCCAGTCATGTAGGCGTCCGAAGGCCCAGGAACTCAGCCACGTCAATCCAGACCTGATCGAAGCCATTCTTCGACCTCGTGTTGGAGTTGATGGTACAATTCGTGGGCTTCATGGCTTGCCGAACTGCTTGACCCGAGGTCCCTATTGACGAGGGCAGCTTCGAGTTTCAGCAGGCTTGTCTTCAATTTTGTCGCCAGTTCCTTCAGGGCTGCAGGGAAAAACACAGGGTCGGCCATCTCAACTGACTTCTTGACTATCGGCACAAAACGCGGGTCCAACCTGCCCTCTGAAAGGTCTTCATCCAGATGATGGAAGTCAACGGTATCTAGGACCCTGACTGCGAACCTGGTGGTCACCCTTGTCACCGCGCTTTCAAGCTTCGCCAAAGCAGTTGCGCCTATTCCGTCGCAGGATTTGAGTTCGGCAATGAGCCTGAGGACACCCTCGACCTCTCCGATGGTCTTACCTGATTCTGACAAGAGCCTCTGTAGCCGGGTTTCTTCTGGTCAGATTAAAACCTGCGTTACACACAGGCCGGAACAACCTGTTCACAATGAATCGACGAGTTGGCGAGACGGAGTTACGCTCAAAAGGCGCTGGGTCATTCTCTAGTCCACCCATGCGGCCATTTCATTGACCTCCCCTTGTCACTCTCTTTCGCACATGGGGCATTGAATCCTATCCGCTCTGTCGATTTGGATACCAAAGCTTTCCATTCCCGAGAACGACTCCTTGCCAACGAATCATTGAGCTAGATGGAACCCCAGGACAGCACAACGAGCAACATCACATTTCATCACAAAACATACGCCCTCCCTAAGTACCTTGGGGGAAGCTCTTTTCGGCGTATGGCCACAACTGAAACTGGAAACTGGGCAACTGGAGTATTCAACATAGACAATCTTGACCGTCAAGGGCGGGCTGCGGCAATAAAGAAGTCTCTCCGCAAGGTCGATGGAGTGCGAAGGGTAAGCATCAACTACGTCACGGACAATGTGCATGTTGACTTCGACCCGAGAAGAGTCTCTCCAGAAAAGATCCGGAAGATGATAGAGACGACAGGATGATGGGCGGCAACAATCTGCACCTATCCACGCGGCCTGTTCAGTCTCTACCCGGCCGTCCACGCCTCTTGTTCAAGTTCAGCAACTTGCTCACTATCTTCTCATGTTTGTATTCGTCAAAATCAATCCATTCGAGAAGAAGTCGAACGACCGGGTGGTCCACCTGAATGTTGTCCCTGAGGCTCGCCTCACCCGCCGAGTCCTCTATGGAAAGCATTGCCCTGAGCAACTTCTCATCGGGTAGTGCGCCTCCAGATTCACTTCCCGCTTCAAGCCAGGACAGGATTTGTGAAACGACATCACCATGCCTTATGCTGTCCGACGCTATCATCCGGAGCAACAGCTTCGTGTGATCATCCGAGGTCTGGTTCGCCAGCTCAAGATACTTTTCCGCGGCGGTCAGCTCCAGCTCCAGCCTTCTTCTGAGAAGTTCTGGAACGACGCCTCTTCCTGATTTCTCGGGTCGACTCCGGACAACTTTCAACCCGCCGCTCATGACCATCAACGCCCTAGCGGTATCGAGCAGCTCGGATGTCTCTACTCCTCCGAGACCGGAACGAATCCTCTTGACAAGTTTTTCCTCGAGTGGGTCCAGCAGAGCGTCGATTGATGTGATTCCCTGAACGGCGGCCCCCCTCCTATGCTTCAGGTATTGGGTGACGGCGGGCTGAGTGACTTTCAGCGCCCTCGCGATGTCTTTGACTTTGAAGCCTTCGCTGGCAAGCCTTTCTGCGACCTTTGCCCTGATTACGGGTATGAGTCGCTCTTCGCTCTTTACATCATGAATTGTGGACATGCGTGTCTCCGTGTCCATGTGCTGACTTTTTTGGTGTTAATAACAGTGTTATCCATATCACATAACATCGTTACCGATAAATATTACATATGTTATGCCCTTCTCCCAAGAGGCGTGTCAGACTGATAGACTATCCGCAGCTTCTAATCTTGGGAGCCATCGCCGGCTTCACGATCTTCCTCGGCCTGCCTCTCGCAGTGCTTCAGAATGTAAGCTCTCGCAAGAAAGGCTTCCTCAATGCCATCGCAATCGGAATCCTTGTGTTCCTGATTATCGACGTCTTCAGCCACGCGTGGGATACCGCGTCCGGTGCCGCCGCAGATGCCTATGTAGGGAAGGCAGCGCCCGGCAACGCAGTCCTTGACCTCATCGCCGTTTTCGGCGGTATCGCGATCGGGCTTCTCGGACTGGTATTCTACGAGGCTAGGTACATGACGAAGACGACCGCCGTCGTGGCTCAGCAGCCACAGACGGCCGAGAGCAGTTCCAGAGGAGGCTCCCAAGCCCAATTGCAAACTTGGCTTCTGGAGGACGTGAGCGCCTACAGACTCGCGATGATGATAGCCATAGGAATCGGCGCCCACAACTTCAGCGAGGGTCTCGCCATCGGTCAATCATATGCCTCGGGCTCGATTGGACTCGCCCTGATTCTCATAATCGGATTCGGGGCCCACAATGCGACTGAAGGCTTCGGGATAGCGAGCCCTCTGACCAGCCTCGTGAAGAGGCCGAGCACCCGCTTCCTAGCGACGGCAGGTCTTGTCGGTGGCGGGCCCACCTTCCTCGGCACTGTCACAGGGAGCCTGATCGGAGTATCCGACTTCACATACGTACTGTTCCTGAGCATCGCGGGTGGTGCCCTGGTCTACGTTTCGATGCTGATGTACAACACCGGAAGGAGGCAGACAACGAATCGCACCCTGATGATTGGAATCTTCGTCGGGCTCTGTGCCGGGTTCCTAACGGACCTGATCGTCACGCTCGGCGGAGCGTGATTGGGGCTACAGTAACCCGATGTGCGATGTCAGGGAGTGCTGCCGCTCTTAGGTCGTTTCTTTCCGTAGTAGGTCCAGCATGGGTGGTCATGATGGCCGATGTCGATGCCCCTAGCGTGATAACGGCTGGAGAGAGCGGGGCAGCCTTTGGTTATCACCTCGTGTTCGTCCTGCTGATCCTGATCGTGCCCCTCTTCTTCATTCAGGAGGCCTCAGGAAGACTGGGGGTAACCACCGGCAAGGGATTGGCGGAGGTCATCAAGGACAACTACTCACGGAGAATGGCCGTGCTTGCCTCTCTACCGATGTTCATCACCGACTTCTTGAGCTACACTGTGGAGTATGCGGGCATAGCCGTGGCGCTCGAGATCTTTGGGGTGCCTCCCCTCGTCTCTCTACCCGCGATTTTTCTAGTTCACGCCTCTCTCGTGTTCACCGGGAGCTACAGGAGGACAGAGAAGATCCTGCTCCTTGTCTCTGCTATCCTTCTCTCCTCATACATCCTGGATGCATTCCTGGTCAAGCCTGACGTCGGCCAACTAGTCGCCGTGGGACTGTCGCCATTCCAGCCATTCTCCCAACCATCATTCGGATACCTGATAGCCGCCAACGTCGGGGCGGTGATAATGCCGTGGATGCTCTTCTACCAGGCAGGGGCAGTTGCCCAGAAGGGGTTGAACAGGAGCCATGCCTCCCATGAGAGGCTCGAGACGCTTCTCGGAGCGATAGCAAGCGAAGTTCTCATGGTAGCGATAGTCATCGTGTCCGCTTCCATCGGTTCGGTTGACTATCTTTCGCCTTCCTCGCTTGCAAAGGCGTTTGTCCCCCTGGCAGGAGAGTATGCCTACCTGATTTATGGCCTGGGGCTCGGCTCGGCGGCATTCCTCGGACTGGTCGTCGTCTCATTGGCAAGCACATGGGGCATCGCAGAAGCGCTTGGATGGAGGAGAAGGATAGGTGAGAAGTTCTCACTGGCCAGGAACTTCTACCTCGTTTACCTTTTGGAGACCCTGCCAGCGGTCTTCATACCGCTCATCTTCACGAATCTCGTGAATCTCATGCTGACCCTCATGGTCATCTTCGTCTTCGTAACCATAGTTCCTGCCGTAATGCTGGGCGTCATATGCTCCAACAAAGTGGTGATGGGAGCCAACGTGATGGGACCAAAGTGGAGGCTGATGTACTGGTCCATGCTGGCATTGGTCGTACTCACGGGAATACTTACCATACCGGCTCTTCTGGGCTAACATGAGAATTACACCGGCATGTCTGTTATGGAAAAGCAGGCTGGTAAATCTGCGAAGACTTGTCGGTGTAGACGCTTCAGCCCTGGCGACTTTCTCGAAACCCTCCGGGTTTAAGTCTCTTCGGACCCGTTCCTGCACCTGGATTTACCGCAGCATTCGAAACTAGTCGTGTTCAGATTGCCCCGGCTGAATGGTCGTTCCACCTACCGGACACCCTTGTGGTCATCCCCAATTTTCACAGCTTTCATCAAGAAGACGATTCCCGCGAATCCTACGACTTCAGACGCCACAAGGTAAACCAGAGAATCGCTTTGGGCACGCGCAATTGGCCGTTCCGTATCGAGCGTGATCTGCATGTTGACAGGGCCGTCTGTGAACGAGACAGGTGTGACGGTCCCGTTGGAGACAACAGACATTTCGACGTTGACGGCTATGTGGGCAGGATAGACCCTTCCCTGTTGAGCATTGGATGTGTAACTCTCATTTGAGAAGGCAAAGGTCAGGTCGAGCGGCTTCGCCAAGTCAACGCGAGAGTAACCAGGAAGGGCCGGTGCGGTTTGCGAGGTCGCGAGCACGAAGTCGCTCCCGTTGAGGTGGAGCACCGCGGACTCGTCAAGCATCGACACATTCATGTTGCCACCGCGGTTGACCCGACTTATCGTCACGTGAACCGCATTGTTTCTATCCCAACTCCAGCTGTTGGCATACACGGCCGTGATCTTCAGGGTCAGGCCATTGGCGTCAATCGTTCTTGAGAAGACTCCGGATTCAGCTGCACCCGAGGCGAAACTAGATGGAACAATTGATAGCGCAATTAGAACAAAGCCAACTAAACCGACAACTCTCTTCAAACCACTTTCTGCGGTTGGGTCGAGTCATGCCGTAGTTCACTATGCTGGCTTTCGAACGTCAAGTCTCCGTTCACAGTGATTGGAATTTGGAAAGCGATGCGTTCTTACAGCCAGATTCGGATACCGAAGGCGAAATGGCAAAAGACCCTGTCTGCGGGATGCAGGTCAGCGAGTCCACCTCTTTCGAGTCAGTGCACATGGGGCAAACTTATTTCTTCTGTTGTCAACAGGACAAGTCCAGTTTCGACAGCAACCCAATGAAGTACGTGGGCGGACGCCAGACGAGCATGGGTCACCACTGACCCATCCTCACATTTTTGCCAGCGTAGCAGGGTACAAAGGGTTAAAGACGTAAGAGATTCGCCTGGTTTTCGATTGCCCCTCAAGCTAGACGAGACTGACACTTCAATATTGAAGGCCTTGATGAAGGACGGCAGACTCTCATTCAGACAGATAGCAGTTCAGGTTGGGGTCACAACCCCGACTGTGGAAAGCAGGGTGAAGAAGATGACCGAGTCCGGAATAATCAAGAAGATCGCCCCTATTCTCGACATTGACAAGGTGGAAAACGGGGTGGCAGCCCTGCTGATGCTGAAGGTGGAGCTCGCAGAGGTCAATTCCATCTTGGAGAAGCTGACACCCCTCGATGAGGTCCGAAGCGTCTTCCTCTCAACTGGCGTGGCCAACATGGTGGTGAGGGTGGCGACTAGCAGCAACGAAGCGTTCCAGGACTTCCTCAGTGAACGTGTGGCTTCACTCGGGGTAGACGTCGTTTCCAGCGAGGTGATCACCCGGACCGTGAAGGACGAGCAGGGAGTGGCGCTCTACGGTGAAATGGCTGTGGCCCTGGTCTGCGACTATTGCGGCGGCGAGATAAGCGGAAAGCCTTTCACTCTCAACGTAGGAGAAGGGAAGCGGTTCTTCTGCTGCAAGACCTGCCTTTCCAGCTACAAGGAGAAGTACGAGGCGAAGTCAGGTGCCTCTTCAGGAGCAATTTGGAACGGTTGAATGCCCGTCAGCCCTGCTTGGGACGATTTGGAGTCTCGAAAGCCAACGCCAGCCAACCGTTCATTCTGTAAACAAGCAAGGTAATCTATCTGGCGTCCGGTTTGCCCGCCGGCAGGTAACGAGGTTGACCGACCCCGGAAAGGAGCACTGCAAGACCTGTGGAATGGAGGTCGACCCTAAGAACGCATGTCGCACTGAGATTGGCGGGAGGTTATTCTATTTCTGCAGGGCCCGGTGCAAGTCCGACTTCAAGAAAGCCTA harbors:
- a CDS encoding divalent metal cation transporter, with amino-acid sequence MADVDAPSVITAGESGAAFGYHLVFVLLILIVPLFFIQEASGRLGVTTGKGLAEVIKDNYSRRMAVLASLPMFITDFLSYTVEYAGIAVALEIFGVPPLVSLPAIFLVHASLVFTGSYRRTEKILLLVSAILLSSYILDAFLVKPDVGQLVAVGLSPFQPFSQPSFGYLIAANVGAVIMPWMLFYQAGAVAQKGLNRSHASHERLETLLGAIASEVLMVAIVIVSASIGSVDYLSPSSLAKAFVPLAGEYAYLIYGLGLGSAAFLGLVVVSLASTWGIAEALGWRRRIGEKFSLARNFYLVYLLETLPAVFIPLIFTNLVNLMLTLMVIFVFVTIVPAVMLGVICSNKVVMGANVMGPKWRLMYWSMLALVVLTGILTIPALLG
- a CDS encoding winged helix-turn-helix transcriptional regulator, coding for MPLKLDETDTSILKALMKDGRLSFRQIAVQVGVTTPTVESRVKKMTESGIIKKIAPILDIDKVENGVAALLMLKVELAEVNSILEKLTPLDEVRSVFLSTGVANMVVRVATSSNEAFQDFLSERVASLGVDVVSSEVITRTVKDEQGVALYGEMAVALVCDYCGGEISGKPFTLNVGEGKRFFCCKTCLSSYKEKYEAKSGASSGAIWNG
- a CDS encoding heavy-metal-associated domain-containing protein; this translates as MATTETGNWATGVFNIDNLDRQGRAAAIKKSLRKVDGVRRVSINYVTDNVHVDFDPRRVSPEKIRKMIETTG
- a CDS encoding cation diffusion facilitator family transporter; protein product: MISGSIILLWVFGGILSNSLALLADAGHLATDALSLALALFAMRLARRPHTVESSYGYHRAEALAALINGAMLFLIAGYVFYEGYGRFLHPPGVNGQILLPVAAVGLAGNFVMVLLLRKGSDVSINIKAAFLHVLGDTFATIGVIVGGVVMVLYGLSVVDVLVASLIGILILRGAYKIVRGSLRIIMEQTPKDVRLTELTSEMMKVDGVKSVHELHVWSLTSGMNMMSCHVDVDEHHRDHEVLEALKNVAEKSNITHTTIQIEHHEDHEGFVNIGVRNESNADRPRQK
- a CDS encoding metalloregulator ArsR/SmtB family transcription factor, which gives rise to MQVAVERLRLKAKLFRGFADPTRLAILECLRDGEVQATEIAKRLNQSESNISNHLSCLMDCGLVKNRRNGRNVYYSIRVDKVQDMLERADETLKQVYDEIATCVRYDQ
- a CDS encoding cation-translocating P-type ATPase, giving the protein MEEEEEHEQSRFRIRLAVISGILLATGLITFLTDVPAEFRQGSFGVSLALVAGPVLYDALKRVRENPFNEDLLMGTVGIGAAGIGAWGEGAAVLLLYNIAERVEDYTVDRVRNIAKRVAGLLPKRALIKRNGRTEEIPIEDLSIGDIIVVKAGWRIPVDGRIVAGRSNLDQSIITGESIPVEKSLGDRVLSGSLSVDGSLEVLVEKPYKESTVNRIVEMVTEAHERKAKIERFIDRFSRYYIPSMILLSAGIALIPPLVLHQPFQTWLYRALIVLVIACPSALVISTPVTVLMGLTRAMWSGILIKGGRYLEELSSVKTIIFDKTGTLTQGKLRVSRVVPLNGFSEEEVLRLAAMAESRSSHPIAHAILEKASYGVTEGSNGVQMVDVAGKGIKAILSGRGTLLIGKTSFLMESGVEISEVTPKLMPSSGTTMAVALDGRMIGAIYVEDEIRPEAKDVVTQLHSMGKKTIMMTGDNAITAQEASTALGIDEYYAELLPEDKVRLAGQLKKNYGNTLMVGDGVNDAPALAASNVGIAVGTAGNDIAIEAADVALMGSDLKAVPYLLKLGRKASTRIKFNIALALAVKALMIVLGAAGLIPLWFAVIGDDGLTLLIIANALPLLRFRPRPS
- a CDS encoding ZIP family metal transporter; its protein translation is MLCPSPKRRVRLIDYPQLLILGAIAGFTIFLGLPLAVLQNVSSRKKGFLNAIAIGILVFLIIDVFSHAWDTASGAAADAYVGKAAPGNAVLDLIAVFGGIAIGLLGLVFYEARYMTKTTAVVAQQPQTAESSSRGGSQAQLQTWLLEDVSAYRLAMMIAIGIGAHNFSEGLAIGQSYASGSIGLALILIIGFGAHNATEGFGIASPLTSLVKRPSTRFLATAGLVGGGPTFLGTVTGSLIGVSDFTYVLFLSIAGGALVYVSMLMYNTGRRQTTNRTLMIGIFVGLCAGFLTDLIVTLGGA